In Deltaproteobacteria bacterium, one DNA window encodes the following:
- a CDS encoding ribosome maturation factor RimP: MKTDTEKIEALAVEVARDLSLLLYDVEVAREGPRTILRVFIDRDGGIPLADIQAFSRRFGAILDVEDPVEGPFVLEASSPGVNRRLRRPEHYAHSLGKRVKVALLAPREGRRHLAGELLSSDGEGITVRVDDAHFRIPYGEIRKANLDVSQDELFGKGMKKR; the protein is encoded by the coding sequence TTGAAAACGGACACCGAAAAGATCGAGGCGCTGGCCGTGGAAGTCGCCCGGGACCTCTCCCTCCTCCTCTACGACGTGGAGGTCGCGAGGGAAGGTCCGAGGACCATCCTCCGCGTGTTCATCGACCGGGACGGCGGGATCCCGCTGGCCGACATCCAGGCGTTCAGCCGGAGGTTCGGCGCGATCCTCGACGTGGAGGATCCCGTGGAGGGGCCCTTCGTGCTGGAGGCGTCCTCTCCCGGCGTGAACCGCCGCCTGCGCAGGCCGGAGCATTACGCGCACTCGCTCGGGAAGCGGGTGAAGGTGGCGCTGCTCGCCCCGCGGGAGGGGCGTCGCCACCTGGCCGGGGAGCTCCTTTCGTCCGACGGCGAAGGGATCACGGTCCGGGTGGACGATGCGCATTTCAGGATCCCCTACGGGGAGATCCGCAAGGCGAACCTGGATGTATCGCAGGATGAACTCTTCGGGAAGGGAATGAAAAAGCGATGA
- the nusA gene encoding transcription termination/antitermination protein NusA yields MILDVGQIIAQLGKEKGIDKGIIIDAIKEALESAARKKFGMNKIIEATYDPETGEFEILAFRTVVTELTDPDTQMTLAEALELDPEAQVGDSLGDRLSTKDLGRIAAQTARQIIMQKVKDAEREVIYNEFIGRKGEIINGIVQRYERDCLVIDMGKTEAIMPPSEQIPRERYRQSDRIRAYIKDVTKTSRGPEILLSRSDPRMILKLFEQEVPEVYEGVVSILSVAREPGFRTKIAVRSKDRDVDPVGACVGMKGSRVQSVVQELRGERIDIIAWDEDPAKFVCNALQPAEIIRVLVNESEKTMEEGAERQARLQARRVAHRGAGRGAGRGRPETSRGTVREEAGSPLRSFSGGRYGSEGGRSIGSSPGGRYRFDRGRALRSGFGGRRCRGGGGEGGRCPPEGVAHRPCAPASSAGRARRRGGSCGSREGPAPGGLRIPRGRCRGGGSTFAGTANASRVSRRGYERRRAAPAGRWAPGAEGWPTA; encoded by the coding sequence ATGATTCTGGACGTGGGGCAGATCATAGCCCAACTGGGCAAGGAAAAAGGGATCGACAAGGGCATCATCATCGATGCGATCAAGGAAGCGCTCGAGAGCGCGGCCCGCAAGAAGTTCGGGATGAACAAGATCATCGAGGCGACCTACGACCCGGAGACCGGGGAGTTCGAGATCCTCGCCTTCCGCACCGTCGTCACGGAGCTCACGGACCCCGATACGCAGATGACCCTCGCGGAGGCGCTCGAGCTCGACCCCGAGGCGCAGGTGGGCGACAGCCTGGGCGACCGGCTGAGCACCAAGGACCTCGGGCGGATCGCGGCCCAGACCGCGCGGCAGATCATCATGCAGAAGGTGAAGGACGCGGAGCGCGAGGTCATCTACAACGAGTTCATCGGGCGCAAGGGGGAGATCATCAACGGCATCGTGCAGCGGTACGAGCGCGACTGCCTCGTCATCGACATGGGGAAGACCGAGGCGATCATGCCCCCGTCGGAGCAGATCCCCCGCGAACGGTACCGCCAGAGCGACCGGATCCGCGCCTACATCAAGGACGTCACCAAGACGTCCCGGGGGCCGGAGATCCTGTTGTCCCGCTCGGACCCCCGGATGATCCTCAAGCTGTTCGAACAGGAAGTCCCCGAGGTGTACGAAGGGGTGGTCTCCATCCTGAGCGTGGCCCGGGAGCCGGGGTTCCGCACGAAGATCGCCGTGCGCTCGAAGGACCGCGACGTGGATCCCGTGGGGGCGTGCGTCGGGATGAAGGGGTCCCGGGTGCAGAGCGTGGTGCAGGAGCTGCGCGGGGAGCGGATCGACATCATCGCGTGGGACGAGGACCCGGCGAAATTCGTCTGCAACGCGCTGCAGCCCGCGGAGATCATCCGGGTGCTCGTGAACGAGTCGGAGAAGACGATGGAAGAAGGGGCAGAACGTCAAGCTCGCCTCCAAGCTCGTCGGGTGGCACATCGAGGTGCGGGCCGAGGGGCAGGTCGAGGACGCCCTGAAACGAGCCGAGGGACTGTTCGCGAAGAAGCCGGAAGCCCCCTCCGAAGCTTCTCCGGCGGAAGGTACGGAAGCGAAGGAGGGCGGAGCATCGGAAGCTCCCCCGGCGGAAGGTACCGGTTCGACAGAGGGCGCGCCCTCCGAAGCGGCTTCGGCGGAAGGCGCTGCCGCGGAGGAGGAGGCGAAGGAGGAAGGTGCCCCCCCGAAGGAGTAGCCCACCGCCCCTGCGCACCTGCGTCCAGTGCGGGACGCGCGCGGAGAAGGGGCGGCTCCTGCGGATCGCGGGAAGGCCCGGCGCCGGGTGGGCTCCGGATCCCGCGGGGAAGATGCCGGGGCGGGGGATCTACCTTTGCCGGGACGGCGAATGCGTCGCGCGTTTCGCGGCGAGGATACGAACGCAGAAGGGCGGCGCCCGCTGGAAGATGGGCGCCGGGGGCGGAGGGTTGGCCGACCGCCTGA